The Streptomyces tendae genome has a window encoding:
- a CDS encoding AlkA N-terminal domain-containing protein — protein MYTDTERCVRAVQSKDARFDGWFYTAVLTTGIYCRPSCPVVPPKPENMVFHPSAAACQQAGFRACKRCRPDTSPGSPEWNVRADLVARAMRLIADGVVDREGVTGLAARLGYSTRQIERQLYAELGAGPLALARAQRAQTARTLVETTDLPMADVAFAAGFSSVRTFNDTVREVYALTPSDLRARTPRDTARRDTPGTLSLRLPFRAPLHPDNLFGHLAATAVPGVEEWRDGAYRRTLRLPYGHGIVTLAPRPDHIACRLALSDPRDLTVAISRCRRLLDLDADPVAVDEQLRTDPALAPLVDKAPGRRVPRTVDEAEFAVRAVLGQQVTTAAARTHAARLVTAHGTPVDDPEGGLTHLFPAPEELAALDPDALAMPRTRRTTLTTLVRRLADGDLRLGADSDRSATRAALLALPGFGPWTADVIAMRALGDPDAFLPTDLGVRRAARDLGLPSTPSALTARASAWRPWRAYAVQYLWATDSHPINFLPA, from the coding sequence ATGTACACCGACACCGAGCGCTGCGTGCGCGCCGTGCAGTCGAAGGACGCACGGTTCGACGGCTGGTTCTACACCGCCGTCCTGACCACCGGCATCTACTGCCGCCCCAGCTGCCCGGTCGTCCCGCCCAAGCCGGAGAACATGGTCTTCCACCCGAGCGCGGCCGCCTGCCAGCAGGCCGGGTTCCGGGCGTGCAAGCGCTGCCGCCCCGACACCAGCCCCGGCTCCCCGGAGTGGAACGTGCGGGCCGACCTCGTGGCCCGCGCCATGCGGCTGATCGCCGACGGCGTCGTCGACCGCGAGGGCGTCACCGGACTCGCCGCCCGCCTCGGCTACAGCACCCGGCAGATCGAACGCCAGCTGTACGCCGAGCTGGGCGCGGGACCCCTCGCCCTGGCCCGCGCCCAGCGCGCGCAGACCGCGCGGACGCTCGTCGAGACGACGGACCTGCCGATGGCGGACGTCGCCTTCGCGGCCGGCTTCTCCTCCGTGCGCACCTTCAACGACACCGTGCGCGAGGTGTACGCGCTCACCCCGAGCGACCTTCGCGCCCGGACCCCGCGGGACACCGCGCGCCGCGACACCCCGGGCACGCTCTCCCTGCGCCTGCCGTTCCGTGCCCCGCTCCACCCCGACAACCTCTTCGGCCACCTCGCCGCGACCGCCGTGCCCGGCGTGGAGGAATGGAGGGACGGCGCCTACCGGCGCACGCTGCGGCTCCCGTACGGCCACGGCATCGTGACGCTGGCCCCGCGCCCCGACCACATCGCCTGCCGGCTCGCCCTGAGCGACCCCCGCGACCTCACCGTCGCCATCAGCCGCTGCCGCCGCCTGCTCGACCTCGACGCCGACCCGGTCGCCGTCGACGAGCAGCTGCGGACCGACCCCGCGCTCGCGCCCCTCGTCGACAAGGCACCCGGCCGCCGGGTGCCGCGCACGGTCGACGAGGCGGAGTTCGCCGTCCGCGCGGTCCTCGGCCAGCAGGTGACGACGGCCGCCGCCCGCACCCACGCGGCCCGCCTGGTCACCGCGCACGGTACCCCCGTGGACGACCCCGAGGGCGGCCTCACCCACCTCTTCCCGGCCCCGGAGGAACTGGCCGCGCTCGACCCGGACGCCCTCGCCATGCCCCGCACCCGCCGCACCACCCTGACCACCCTGGTCCGCCGGCTCGCGGACGGCGACCTCCGCCTGGGCGCCGACAGCGACCGGTCCGCGACCCGTGCCGCGCTCCTCGCCCTCCCCGGCTTCGGCCCCTGGACGGCCGACGTCATCGCCATGCGCGCCCTCGGCGACCCCGACGCCTTCCTCCCCACCGACCTCGGCGTCCGCCGCGCCGCCCGCGACCTGGGCCTCCCGTCCACCCCGTCCGCCCTCACCGCCCGCGCGTCGGCCTGGCGCCCCTGGCGCGCCTACGCCGTCCAGTACCTCTGGGCGACCGACAGCCACCCGATCAACTTCCTGCCGGCCTGA
- a CDS encoding methylated-DNA--[protein]-cysteine S-methyltransferase: MRQHTVIDSPYGPLTLVADDGVLCGLYMAGQRHRPAEETFGAPDDIPFAETKEQLAAYFAGDLKEFTVPLRLHGTPFQRRVWEQLTRIPYGETRTYGRLADLLGNPKASRAVGLANGRNPVGIIVPCHRVIGSTGGLTGYGGGLDRKRRLLDFERGTPLF, encoded by the coding sequence ATGAGACAGCACACCGTGATCGACAGCCCCTACGGGCCCCTGACCCTCGTCGCCGACGACGGCGTCCTGTGCGGCCTCTACATGGCCGGCCAGCGGCACCGCCCGGCCGAGGAGACCTTCGGCGCCCCCGACGACATCCCTTTCGCCGAGACGAAGGAACAGCTCGCCGCCTACTTCGCGGGCGACCTGAAGGAGTTCACCGTCCCCCTGCGCCTGCACGGCACCCCCTTCCAGCGCCGGGTGTGGGAGCAGCTGACGCGCATCCCCTACGGCGAGACCCGCACCTACGGCCGGCTCGCCGACCTCCTCGGCAACCCCAAGGCCTCCCGCGCGGTCGGACTCGCGAACGGCCGCAACCCGGTCGGCATCATCGTGCCCTGCCATCGGGTCATCGGCTCCACCGGCGGTCTCACCGGCTACGGCGGTGGCCTGGACCGCAAGCGGCGCCTGCTCGACTTCGAACGCGGGACGCCCCTGTTCTAG
- a CDS encoding SIR2 family NAD-dependent protein deacylase yields MSKPLVALLTGAGVSTDSGIPDYRGPAGLWRRDPDAEKLVTYEYYMADPEIRRRSWRMRQENAAALPEPNVAHRAVAELARSGVAVRVITQNVDGLHQLGGMPDRKVLELHGTARTVVCTTCRARTPMEDALARLSAGEEDPPCADCGGILKPATVMFGEALDPVVLGEAVAITKACTVFVAAGTSLQVHPAAGLAQVAVEHGARLIVVNAEPTPYDALADEVLHEPIGTSLPALLRRIAA; encoded by the coding sequence ATGAGCAAGCCCCTCGTCGCCCTCCTGACCGGCGCCGGCGTCAGTACCGACTCCGGCATCCCCGACTACCGCGGGCCCGCCGGACTGTGGCGCCGCGACCCGGACGCGGAGAAGCTCGTGACGTACGAGTACTACATGGCCGACCCGGAGATCCGCCGCCGGTCGTGGCGGATGCGGCAGGAGAATGCCGCCGCGCTGCCCGAACCGAACGTCGCCCACCGCGCCGTGGCCGAGCTGGCGCGGTCCGGGGTGGCGGTGCGGGTGATCACGCAGAACGTGGACGGGCTGCACCAGCTCGGCGGCATGCCGGACCGCAAGGTGCTGGAACTGCACGGCACGGCGCGCACCGTCGTCTGCACCACGTGCCGTGCGCGGACGCCGATGGAGGACGCCCTGGCCCGCCTGTCGGCCGGCGAGGAGGACCCGCCGTGCGCGGACTGCGGGGGCATCCTGAAGCCGGCGACGGTGATGTTCGGCGAGGCGCTCGACCCGGTGGTGCTCGGGGAGGCAGTGGCGATCACCAAGGCGTGCACGGTGTTCGTCGCGGCCGGCACCAGCCTCCAGGTCCACCCGGCCGCGGGCCTCGCCCAGGTCGCCGTCGAGCACGGCGCCCGCCTGATCGTGGTCAACGCGGAACCGACGCCGTACGACGCCCTCGCCGACGAGGTCCTGCACGAGCCGATCGGCACGTCCCTGCCGGCGTTGCTGCGCCGGATCGCCGCCTAG
- a CDS encoding NUDIX domain-containing protein, whose product MTTTQDTQDFASYVASLPRVLAGAAALFRDAEGRVLLVEPNYREGGALPGGTVESDDGESPRDGARRETAEEIGLDRELGRLLAVDWVRTPGVPPLVAYLYDGGVLGADELRAIRLQEEELLSWRLVEREEITAHLPGSLGRRVLAALDVLADGSGTAELEDGHRVH is encoded by the coding sequence ATGACCACCACGCAGGACACCCAGGACTTCGCCAGCTACGTCGCCTCCCTCCCCCGTGTCCTCGCCGGGGCCGCCGCGCTCTTCCGCGACGCGGAGGGGCGGGTGCTGCTCGTCGAGCCGAACTACCGGGAGGGGGGGGCGCTGCCCGGCGGCACCGTCGAGTCGGACGACGGGGAGAGCCCGCGCGACGGGGCGCGGCGGGAGACGGCCGAGGAGATCGGCCTGGACCGTGAGCTCGGCCGGCTCCTCGCGGTGGACTGGGTACGGACGCCGGGCGTCCCGCCGCTGGTGGCGTACCTGTACGACGGCGGTGTGCTCGGTGCGGACGAGCTGCGGGCGATCCGGCTCCAGGAGGAGGAGCTGCTGTCGTGGCGGCTGGTGGAGCGCGAGGAGATCACCGCGCACCTGCCGGGCTCCCTCGGCCGCCGGGTGCTGGCCGCCCTCGACGTGCTCGCCGACGGCTCGGGCACGGCGGAGCTGGAGGACGGCCACCGGGTGCACTGA
- the pssA gene encoding CDP-diacylglycerol--serine O-phosphatidyltransferase: MPEADEADDDEEMPLSLRLSIADTLTLGNATCGFMAVYFTTTGILIPHLQGSQETGMARHSAATAVILMLCAAVFDLFDGLVARKLRSSPMGAELDNLSDLISFGLAPAYFVLVYGMVADDAHQRVAAVGAIVVLLAVVLRLARFSCVTVKDGTFQGMPSPFGALTVVSIVLLELPFVATLLAIIGTAWLMVSRVEYPKPRGRLAVAMLSWIVLSMGLLAAWAFDAPSGQLLLQTGCALQLVMGAVIPLFATARRVNNFRDNRREARAAQLP; this comes from the coding sequence GTGCCGGAGGCCGACGAGGCGGACGACGACGAGGAGATGCCCCTGTCGCTGCGCCTGTCGATAGCGGACACCCTCACGCTGGGCAACGCCACCTGTGGCTTCATGGCGGTGTACTTCACCACCACCGGCATCCTGATCCCCCATCTGCAGGGCAGCCAGGAGACCGGCATGGCCCGCCACAGCGCGGCCACCGCCGTCATCCTGATGCTGTGCGCGGCGGTCTTCGACCTGTTCGACGGCCTGGTGGCGCGCAAGCTGCGCTCCTCGCCGATGGGCGCCGAGCTGGACAACCTCTCGGACCTGATCAGCTTCGGTCTGGCGCCGGCGTACTTCGTCCTCGTCTACGGCATGGTCGCGGACGACGCGCACCAGAGAGTGGCCGCGGTCGGCGCGATCGTGGTGCTGCTGGCGGTGGTGCTGAGGCTGGCGAGGTTCTCCTGCGTCACGGTGAAGGACGGCACCTTCCAGGGCATGCCGTCGCCGTTCGGCGCGCTGACGGTCGTGTCGATCGTGCTGCTGGAGCTGCCGTTCGTGGCGACGCTGCTGGCGATCATCGGCACGGCGTGGCTGATGGTGAGCCGCGTGGAGTACCCGAAGCCGCGGGGCCGCCTCGCGGTGGCGATGCTCTCGTGGATCGTGCTGTCGATGGGGCTGCTGGCGGCCTGGGCGTTCGACGCGCCGAGCGGTCAGCTGCTGCTGCAGACGGGCTGTGCGCTGCAGCTGGTGATGGGCGCGGTGATTCCGCTCTTCGCCACGGCACGGCGGGTGAACAACTTCCGCGACAACCGTCGCGAGGCGCGGGCGGCGCAGCTGCCGTAA
- a CDS encoding phosphatidylserine decarboxylase — protein MPHSQTSAHRDSLAGVRLARGASPWLLPTVATAAVSLLRARRSGAAKAVAVPATALAAGMLWFFRDPEREIAQGRVISPADGVVQSIMPWKDGRTRVAIFMSPLNVHVNRAPLAGTVTSVEHIPGGFVPAFNKESENNERVVWHFDTELGDIEMIQIAGAVARRIVPYVPQGTKVEQGERIGLIRFGSRVDIYLPEGVEVDVEVGQKTVAGVTRIDRG, from the coding sequence ATGCCCCACAGCCAAACCTCTGCACACCGCGACAGCCTCGCCGGCGTACGCCTCGCGCGCGGAGCATCGCCGTGGCTTCTGCCGACCGTCGCCACCGCAGCCGTGAGTCTGCTCCGCGCCCGCCGCTCGGGCGCCGCCAAGGCCGTCGCCGTCCCCGCCACCGCACTCGCGGCGGGGATGCTGTGGTTCTTCCGCGACCCCGAGCGCGAGATCGCCCAGGGCAGGGTCATCTCGCCCGCCGACGGTGTGGTGCAGAGCATCATGCCCTGGAAGGACGGACGCACCCGCGTCGCGATCTTCATGAGCCCGCTCAACGTCCACGTGAACCGCGCCCCCCTGGCCGGCACGGTGACGTCGGTGGAGCACATCCCCGGTGGCTTCGTTCCCGCCTTCAACAAGGAGAGCGAGAACAACGAGCGCGTGGTGTGGCACTTCGACACCGAGCTCGGTGACATCGAGATGATCCAGATCGCCGGCGCGGTGGCCCGCCGCATCGTCCCCTACGTGCCCCAGGGCACCAAGGTCGAGCAGGGCGAGCGCATCGGCCTGATCCGCTTCGGCTCGCGCGTCGACATCTACCTGCCCGAGGGTGTGGAGGTCGATGTCGAAGTGGGTCAGAAGACCGTGGCTGGGGTGACTCGCATTGACCGTGGTTGA
- a CDS encoding acyl-CoA dehydrogenase family protein, giving the protein MARLAQTSGLTDVQREILSTVRDFVDKEIIPVATELEHRDEYPQQIVDGLRELGLFGLMIPEEYGGLGESLLTYALCVEEIARGWMSVSGIINTHFIVAYMLKQHGTQEQKDHFLPRMAAGDIRGAFSMSEPGLGSDVSAITSKAVKEGDEYVLNGQKMWLTNGGTSSLVAVLVRSDEGHPEGTAPHKSMTTFLVEKEPGFGEVRPGLTIPGKIDKMGYKGVDTTELIMDGLRVPADRVLGGVTGRGFYQMMDGVEVGRVNVAARGCGVAQRAFELGVQYAQQRHTFGKAIAEHQAIQFKLAEMATKVEAAHAMMVNAARKKDSGERNDLEAGMAKYLASEYCKEVVEDAFRIHGGYGFSKEYEIERLYREAPMLLIGEGTAEIQKMIIGRRLLEEYRFQG; this is encoded by the coding sequence ATGGCCCGTCTCGCCCAGACCTCCGGTCTGACCGACGTCCAGCGGGAGATCCTCTCCACCGTCCGGGACTTCGTGGACAAGGAGATCATCCCGGTCGCCACCGAGCTGGAGCACCGCGACGAGTACCCGCAGCAGATCGTCGACGGGCTCAGGGAATTGGGCCTGTTCGGTCTGATGATCCCCGAGGAGTACGGGGGCCTGGGCGAGTCCCTTCTCACGTACGCGCTGTGCGTGGAGGAGATCGCCCGCGGCTGGATGTCGGTCTCCGGCATCATCAACACGCACTTCATCGTGGCGTACATGCTCAAGCAGCACGGCACGCAGGAGCAGAAGGACCACTTCCTGCCCCGGATGGCGGCCGGCGACATCCGCGGCGCCTTCTCGATGTCGGAGCCGGGGCTGGGCTCCGACGTGTCGGCCATCACGTCCAAGGCGGTGAAGGAGGGCGACGAGTACGTCCTCAACGGCCAGAAGATGTGGCTGACGAACGGCGGAACGTCGTCCCTCGTGGCCGTTCTGGTGCGGAGTGACGAAGGACACCCCGAGGGCACCGCGCCGCACAAGTCGATGACCACCTTCCTGGTGGAGAAGGAGCCGGGCTTCGGCGAGGTCCGCCCGGGCCTGACCATCCCCGGCAAGATCGACAAGATGGGCTACAAGGGTGTCGACACGACCGAGCTCATCATGGACGGCCTGCGCGTTCCCGCAGATCGGGTGCTCGGCGGCGTCACCGGCCGAGGTTTTTACCAAATGATGGACGGGGTCGAGGTCGGCCGCGTGAACGTCGCGGCGCGTGGCTGCGGCGTCGCTCAGCGTGCCTTCGAGCTGGGTGTCCAGTACGCCCAGCAGCGTCACACTTTCGGCAAGGCGATCGCCGAACACCAGGCCATCCAGTTCAAGCTGGCGGAGATGGCTACCAAGGTGGAGGCCGCGCATGCGATGATGGTCAACGCAGCACGCAAAAAGGACTCCGGGGAGCGAAACGACCTTGAGGCAGGGATGGCGAAGTACCTCGCCTCCGAGTACTGCAAGGAGGTCGTGGAGGACGCCTTCCGGATCCACGGCGGCTACGGCTTCTCCAAGGAGTACGAGATCGAGCGCCTCTACCGGGAGGCACCGATGCTGCTGATCGGTGAGGGCACCGCCGAGATCCAGAAAATGATCATCGGCCGCCGACTGCTCGAAGAGTATCGATTCCAGGGATAG
- a CDS encoding MaoC family dehydratase, which produces MQFGRTYEEFEVGATYKHWPGKTVTEYDDHLFCLLTMNHHPLHMDTNYAEKTTDFGKNVVVGNYIYSLLLGMSVPDVSGKAIANLEIESLKHVAPTFHGDTVYGQTTVLDKWPSKSRNDRGIVYVETKGYKQDGTLVCVFRRKVMVPTETYIKERGGEQPGRPELKEQGK; this is translated from the coding sequence ATGCAGTTCGGACGCACCTACGAGGAGTTCGAGGTCGGGGCGACGTACAAGCACTGGCCGGGCAAGACGGTCACCGAGTACGACGACCACCTGTTCTGTCTCCTCACCATGAACCACCACCCGCTCCACATGGACACCAACTACGCCGAGAAGACGACGGACTTCGGCAAGAACGTGGTGGTCGGGAACTACATCTACTCCCTGCTGCTCGGCATGAGCGTGCCGGACGTCTCCGGCAAGGCCATCGCCAACCTGGAGATCGAGTCGCTCAAGCACGTGGCCCCGACCTTCCACGGCGACACGGTCTACGGGCAGACGACCGTCCTGGACAAGTGGCCGTCGAAGTCGAGGAACGACCGCGGCATCGTGTACGTCGAGACCAAGGGCTACAAGCAGGACGGAACCCTGGTCTGCGTGTTCCGCCGCAAGGTGATGGTGCCGACCGAGACGTACATCAAGGAGCGCGGCGGCGAGCAGCCCGGCCGCCCCGAGCTGAAGGAACAGGGGAAGTAA